Proteins co-encoded in one Luteolibacter sp. Y139 genomic window:
- a CDS encoding TonB-dependent siderophore receptor — protein sequence MNPANRIVPIALALAALPPLHAQESATPQDPNKKKENATPVSNSPSVLTDLVVQGQSPQGAYGAPAETQVTGLPAPIKELPLTVNTLSEQFIADTSARRIRDLIGYVPGVSASDDSGATGDLVNIRGFNFIYQSYINGMRNRVSYDASRRFANIDRIEIFKGPGGVEFGTGDPGGFVNYVTKKPEAVQSTEIGAEAGSYDYVHAYMDSTGPLVNALQGDHGEGVYYRMIVSGDSANSFRDCFSTEGYQVAPSILWKYAEDSSLLFEFDYQYRDQPYDRGIMYIEGAGFKDNFTPINTSYHEPTDYFMNHNTRSSLYWTHKVNDNVTLRMNGEIDTNRGMGTGVRNPFTFLLYGAGNEWNGNPTLNRTTQDFDSEMWAYNLKPEVLLNFETGSVKHTGLFGINYVNTDTKRRSMDRYDLRPIDFRLPVHGQPPILHPPLAPRNFRLEEELEEFGVYYQHKADIGERFHLLGGVRWDWYQDELATTTNVLLRPLPPLSGYSDEDYSGRLGAVVDITDNVSLFAGVSNSFQPQTGQLASGESPDPLEATSIEGGIKANFCDNRLQTTLSIYQTERKNMLELDPTDPNEVFVIPLGTVTISGVEFEATGKLTDELDIMGGFAFMDSEISDTLDPSTRGKNFYNVPDFQAGVRLRYDTSAWLLKGLSLGAGCVYVGERNGDATNSFQLPDYVRFDAGVYYDWRNWSFKLTCENLADETYYLASQGSADIIQPGSPRLVTLGASMKF from the coding sequence ATGAATCCCGCCAACCGGATCGTCCCCATCGCGCTTGCCCTCGCAGCTCTTCCTCCACTCCACGCCCAGGAATCCGCCACGCCGCAGGATCCTAACAAAAAGAAGGAGAATGCCACTCCTGTTTCAAACTCCCCGTCCGTCCTCACGGACCTTGTCGTTCAGGGACAGAGCCCGCAGGGAGCCTACGGTGCCCCTGCTGAAACCCAGGTCACCGGCCTTCCGGCTCCCATCAAGGAGCTGCCATTGACGGTGAATACACTGAGTGAGCAATTCATCGCTGATACCTCCGCCCGCCGCATCCGCGACCTCATCGGCTACGTGCCGGGCGTAAGCGCCTCCGACGATAGCGGAGCCACCGGCGACCTGGTGAATATCCGCGGCTTCAATTTCATCTACCAGTCCTACATCAATGGCATGCGCAACCGCGTGTCCTACGATGCTTCGCGCCGCTTCGCGAACATCGACCGCATCGAGATCTTCAAGGGTCCAGGCGGCGTGGAATTCGGCACCGGCGATCCGGGCGGCTTCGTGAACTACGTCACCAAGAAGCCCGAGGCGGTCCAATCAACCGAGATCGGCGCGGAGGCCGGCAGCTACGATTACGTGCACGCTTACATGGACTCCACCGGTCCGCTTGTAAACGCGCTGCAGGGCGATCACGGCGAAGGGGTCTACTACCGCATGATCGTCTCCGGTGACTCGGCGAATTCCTTCCGCGACTGCTTCAGCACCGAGGGCTACCAGGTCGCCCCATCGATCCTTTGGAAGTATGCGGAGGACAGCTCGCTCCTCTTCGAGTTCGACTACCAGTACCGCGATCAGCCCTACGACCGCGGCATCATGTACATCGAGGGTGCCGGCTTTAAGGACAACTTCACGCCGATCAATACGAGCTACCATGAGCCGACGGACTACTTCATGAATCACAACACGCGGTCCTCGCTCTATTGGACGCATAAGGTGAACGACAACGTCACCCTGCGCATGAATGGCGAGATCGATACCAACCGCGGCATGGGCACCGGCGTCCGGAATCCCTTCACCTTCCTGCTCTACGGAGCTGGCAACGAGTGGAATGGCAATCCGACCCTGAACCGCACCACCCAGGACTTCGACTCCGAGATGTGGGCCTACAACCTCAAGCCCGAGGTGCTGCTGAACTTCGAGACCGGCTCGGTCAAGCATACCGGCCTCTTCGGCATCAATTACGTCAACACGGACACCAAGCGCCGCTCGATGGATCGCTACGACCTGCGTCCGATTGACTTCCGCCTGCCCGTGCACGGCCAGCCGCCGATCCTCCATCCGCCGTTGGCACCCCGCAATTTCCGCTTGGAAGAAGAGCTCGAAGAGTTCGGCGTCTACTACCAGCACAAGGCGGACATCGGCGAGCGCTTCCACCTGCTCGGCGGCGTGCGCTGGGATTGGTACCAGGACGAGCTGGCCACCACAACCAATGTGCTGCTCCGTCCGCTGCCACCGCTCTCAGGCTACTCGGATGAAGACTACAGCGGCCGCCTCGGCGCCGTGGTGGACATCACCGACAATGTTTCGCTCTTCGCCGGCGTCAGCAATTCCTTCCAGCCACAGACCGGCCAGCTCGCCAGCGGCGAGAGCCCCGATCCACTTGAAGCCACTTCCATCGAAGGCGGCATCAAGGCGAACTTCTGCGACAACCGCCTGCAAACGACGCTCTCGATCTATCAGACCGAGCGCAAAAACATGCTGGAGCTCGACCCGACCGACCCGAATGAAGTCTTCGTCATTCCGCTCGGCACCGTGACCATCAGCGGCGTGGAATTCGAAGCCACCGGCAAGCTCACCGACGAGCTCGATATCATGGGCGGCTTCGCTTTCATGGACAGCGAGATCTCGGACACCCTGGATCCCAGCACCCGTGGCAAGAACTTCTACAACGTCCCCGACTTCCAGGCCGGCGTACGCCTCCGCTACGATACCAGCGCGTGGCTGCTGAAGGGACTGAGCCTCGGCGCCGGCTGTGTCTACGTCGGCGAGCGCAATGGCGATGCGACCAATAGCTTCCAGCTCCCCGACTACGTCCGCTTCGATGCCGGCGTCTACTACGACTGGCGTAACTGGAGCTTCAAGCTCACCTGCGAGAACCTCGCCGACGAGACCTACTACCTGGCCAGCCAGGGCTCCGCTGACATCATCCAGCCGGGCTCGCCGCGCCTCGTCACGCTCGGTGCTTCCATGAAGTTCTGA
- a CDS encoding glycoside hydrolase, producing the protein MTGRLVAEPSPVTIDPAAKQGTWDGWGTSLCWWAAVFGDRTDLADAMFTTKTVQVENEQLPGLGLNIVRYNAGASAWRKIGEREMKKSRIIQRHRQMEGFWLDDRSSDPASDSWDWSVDAKQRNMLKLAKERGVTHFELFSNSPMWWMTRNDNPSGGPKPSDDNLSPQQERNFAIYLAAVAREAKDDWGISFTSVSPFNEPVSDWWFADCKQEGCHVSPPQQARVLPLLREQLDKQGLKSLPISASEETYYDHAISTWQSFDAKTRSLIGQVNVHGYQEAKGDRAKLYRLVHQEGGKRLWNSEYGDGDPSGLQMARNLHRDLATLKPTSWSYWQPIDGGGWGLISGDLPRGRLRRVNPKWHVLAHYTRNIPPGSTILTTGEESIVASFQEKRGRLVIVSLNDGDTERERQIDLSRFKGSRLTATGWVTEPQGSSRYQALENVATQGKQVTLRQPKKSVETVVVDGLSG; encoded by the coding sequence ATGACCGGGCGCCTTGTTGCAGAGCCTTCGCCGGTCACCATCGATCCCGCCGCCAAGCAAGGCACATGGGACGGCTGGGGCACCTCGCTCTGTTGGTGGGCGGCAGTATTCGGCGACCGCACGGATCTCGCTGACGCGATGTTCACCACGAAGACGGTGCAGGTGGAAAACGAGCAATTGCCCGGCTTGGGATTGAACATCGTCCGCTACAACGCCGGAGCCTCCGCGTGGCGGAAGATCGGCGAGCGCGAGATGAAGAAATCAAGGATCATCCAGCGCCACCGCCAGATGGAAGGCTTCTGGCTGGACGACCGCAGCAGCGATCCGGCCTCGGACAGTTGGGATTGGTCAGTCGATGCCAAGCAGCGGAACATGCTGAAGCTGGCGAAGGAGCGCGGCGTCACCCACTTCGAGCTCTTCTCGAACTCGCCGATGTGGTGGATGACCCGCAATGACAACCCCTCCGGCGGGCCGAAGCCAAGCGACGACAACCTGTCGCCCCAACAAGAGCGGAATTTCGCGATCTACCTCGCGGCGGTGGCCCGCGAGGCAAAGGACGATTGGGGCATCTCGTTCACCAGCGTGTCTCCCTTCAATGAACCGGTCTCCGACTGGTGGTTCGCCGACTGCAAACAGGAAGGCTGCCACGTTTCTCCGCCCCAACAGGCTCGCGTGCTGCCTCTGCTCCGCGAGCAGTTGGACAAGCAGGGCTTGAAATCACTGCCGATCTCCGCCTCGGAGGAAACCTACTACGATCACGCGATTTCGACCTGGCAGAGCTTCGACGCAAAGACCCGCAGCTTGATCGGCCAAGTGAATGTCCACGGCTATCAGGAAGCGAAGGGCGACCGCGCCAAGCTGTATCGGCTGGTCCACCAGGAGGGAGGCAAGCGCCTGTGGAACTCCGAGTATGGCGATGGCGATCCCTCCGGCCTCCAGATGGCCCGCAATCTCCACCGCGACCTCGCGACGCTGAAGCCAACCTCGTGGTCCTACTGGCAGCCGATCGATGGCGGCGGCTGGGGCCTGATCTCGGGCGACCTGCCGCGCGGACGCCTCCGCCGGGTGAATCCGAAGTGGCACGTGCTGGCCCACTACACCCGCAATATCCCGCCCGGCTCCACCATCCTGACGACCGGCGAGGAAAGCATCGTGGCATCCTTCCAGGAAAAGCGCGGACGGCTGGTGATCGTCTCCCTGAATGACGGGGACACGGAACGGGAGCGGCAGATCGATCTTTCCCGCTTCAAGGGTAGCAGGCTAACAGCCACCGGCTGGGTCACCGAGCCTCAGGGATCCAGCCGTTACCAGGCATTGGAAAATGTGGCGACCCAGGGAAAACAAGTGACCCTCCGCCAACCGAAGAAGTCCGTGGAAACGGTGGTGGTGGATGGTTTGAGCGGATAG
- a CDS encoding phosphopantetheine-binding protein, producing the protein MENELTHLIATEILDTDHALTPQSDLFAAGLDSMGIMQLLLAIEDRFGVPIDPADLSRDNFSTAEKIAALVAEKKEAANR; encoded by the coding sequence ATGGAAAACGAGCTGACCCACCTCATCGCCACCGAGATCCTCGACACGGACCACGCGCTCACGCCCCAAAGCGATTTGTTCGCGGCCGGGCTTGATTCGATGGGCATCATGCAGCTCCTGCTAGCCATCGAGGACCGCTTCGGCGTGCCGATCGATCCCGCCGACCTGTCGCGCGACAACTTCTCCACCGCGGAAAAAATCGCCGCTCTGGTCGCGGAGAAAAAAGAGGCTGCCAATCGCTGA
- a CDS encoding class I adenylate-forming enzyme family protein: protein MNLIEEIARRHDPATLAVVSGERRLTYGDLFRCAREIGAQIPTIGRIPRIGLQCPNGVSYIVLSMGVLLAGGCLVPLAEELTAAERTEIATTTALDFILAADELPWHGTEETLLSSESDGTPWKLLRSADLTPAFPEDGFQALNPAFIRFSSGTTGTSKGVVLSHETLLARITAANEGLQIGPADRVLWMLPMAHHFAVSIVLYLHFGATTVLEHSAMREDILTTAEKHQATVIYGSPFHFGMLSGDKGGFLWPSLRLAVATAAALPEVTAKAFEQRFGKPLHQGLGIIEVGLSVLNLDAASEKPTSLGKPLPAYEVELRDDEFHVRGPGLLDAYLVPWNPSPLDDGWFASGDLVQRDEDGHLFLMGRKKSVINVAGMKVFPEEVERVLNDHPAVTRSRVFGREHPQMGQVPVAEIIPTDPALPPKPIELQRHCKALLSAYKVPMVFRMVESLPLTASGKLKRVPSDPGSAGLQTG, encoded by the coding sequence GTGAACCTGATCGAAGAAATCGCCCGCCGTCATGATCCCGCAACGCTGGCCGTCGTCAGCGGCGAGCGTCGCCTGACCTACGGCGATCTCTTTCGCTGCGCTCGCGAAATCGGCGCGCAGATTCCTACCATCGGACGGATTCCGCGCATCGGCCTGCAATGCCCGAATGGCGTCTCCTACATCGTGCTGTCGATGGGCGTCCTGTTGGCCGGTGGCTGCCTGGTGCCCTTGGCCGAAGAACTGACCGCTGCCGAGCGCACCGAAATCGCGACAACTACCGCCCTCGACTTCATCTTGGCCGCCGACGAATTGCCGTGGCACGGCACGGAGGAGACCCTGCTCTCCTCGGAAAGCGATGGCACGCCGTGGAAGCTGCTCCGTTCCGCTGATCTAACACCTGCTTTCCCTGAGGACGGCTTCCAAGCCCTCAATCCCGCCTTCATCCGCTTCAGCTCCGGCACCACCGGCACCAGCAAGGGCGTGGTCCTCTCCCACGAAACCCTGCTCGCCCGCATCACCGCGGCGAATGAAGGGCTGCAAATCGGCCCGGCGGACCGCGTGCTCTGGATGCTGCCGATGGCCCATCACTTCGCCGTTTCGATCGTGCTCTATCTCCACTTCGGTGCCACCACCGTGCTGGAGCACTCCGCGATGCGTGAAGACATCCTCACCACCGCGGAAAAGCATCAAGCGACAGTCATCTACGGCTCGCCCTTCCACTTCGGGATGCTGTCCGGCGACAAGGGGGGCTTCCTCTGGCCGTCGCTTCGGCTCGCCGTCGCCACGGCAGCGGCTTTGCCGGAGGTCACGGCAAAGGCCTTTGAGCAGCGCTTCGGCAAACCGCTCCACCAAGGACTCGGCATCATCGAAGTCGGGCTCTCCGTTCTCAACCTCGACGCCGCCAGCGAAAAGCCAACCTCCCTCGGCAAGCCGCTGCCTGCCTACGAGGTCGAGCTGCGCGACGACGAGTTCCACGTCCGCGGCCCCGGCCTGTTAGACGCCTACCTCGTCCCTTGGAATCCCTCGCCTCTCGACGACGGCTGGTTCGCCAGCGGCGACCTCGTGCAACGCGATGAAGACGGCCACCTATTCCTCATGGGCCGCAAGAAGTCGGTCATCAACGTCGCCGGTATGAAAGTCTTCCCGGAAGAAGTGGAGCGAGTCCTCAACGACCACCCCGCCGTGACCCGCAGCCGCGTCTTCGGCCGCGAACACCCGCAGATGGGCCAAGTCCCGGTCGCCGAAATCATCCCCACCGACCCCGCCCTTCCGCCCAAGCCGATCGAACTTCAGCGCCACTGCAAGGCCCTCCTCTCCGCCTACAAGGTGCCCATGGTCTTCAGGATGGTCGAGTCGCTCCCTCTCACCGCGTCCGGCAAGCTAAAACGCGTACCCAGCGACCCCGGGAGCGCCGGTCTCCAGACCGGCTGA
- the rpmI gene encoding 50S ribosomal protein L35, which translates to MPRVSGKAKTRKAVAKRFKVTGTGKVLRRKQGARHLLQCKSRKRKRNLTHSALVSDADIKNVKENLPFSR; encoded by the coding sequence ATGCCACGCGTCTCAGGAAAAGCAAAGACTCGAAAGGCTGTTGCCAAGCGTTTCAAGGTGACAGGAACCGGTAAGGTTCTGCGCCGGAAACAAGGTGCCCGGCACTTGCTCCAATGCAAGAGCCGCAAGCGGAAGCGGAATCTCACTCATTCCGCCCTTGTCTCCGATGCTGACATCAAGAACGTGAAGGAAAACCTTCCGTTCTCACGCTGA
- the rplT gene encoding 50S ribosomal protein L20 produces MPRATNSPASRARRKRVLLRAKGFRGFRSKLFRYAKDAVRKAMTYEYRDRKKRKGQFRRLWIQRISAAVRNEGLTYSRFIEGLVAAGIEADRKILADLAVKDAAAFSAIVAQAKAALDKKAAPAA; encoded by the coding sequence ATGCCACGCGCCACCAACAGCCCGGCTTCACGTGCCCGCCGCAAGCGGGTGCTGCTCCGTGCCAAGGGCTTCCGCGGATTCCGCTCGAAGCTCTTCCGTTACGCCAAGGACGCCGTCCGCAAGGCGATGACCTATGAGTACCGTGACCGTAAGAAGCGTAAGGGCCAGTTCCGCCGCTTGTGGATCCAGCGCATCAGCGCTGCCGTCCGCAACGAGGGCCTGACCTACTCGCGCTTTATCGAAGGTCTCGTTGCCGCAGGGATCGAAGCCGACCGCAAGATCCTCGCCGACCTCGCCGTCAAGGACGCAGCCGCGTTCTCCGCGATCGTCGCCCAGGCCAAGGCTGCCCTCGACAAGAAGGCCGCTCCTGCCGCCTGA